DNA sequence from the Candidatus Bathyarchaeota archaeon genome:
TGTTTTTTAGGATTTTTCCATGCTCAAGTTCTTTTGCCTTTTCTGTGCTATAGAGTGCTATGGCAATAGCTATGGGTTTTTGGTGGCGTTCGTCGGAGATTACGACAATGTCTCCTTTATTGAAGGCTCCTTCGAAGTTGACAATGCCGGGAGCCATAATATCTGCTCCATTGCATACGTATGGGACTGCTCCCATGTTTACCGTTGCTTTCGGCAGGTTTGACAAAAGCTCGTGAGATACAAGTGTAGGAAAGAGCTTGTTGTCTGACTTTACGAAAATTGGTTTTCTATTGATTAGAAATATTTCTTCATTGTTAGTTTTAGCAAGTTCGATAGGTGGCTTCAGCGCTGGTAGCTGTTTAGTGTGGATTTTAGCTCTTTTGAGGAATTCTGAGAGCAGCTTCTTTGCTTCCTTTTCTTTCAGGAACTGACGTTCGATTTTCGACACATTGTCACCAATTAGCTATTGTTACAGTAATTAAAAATGTTAACTTAACTGTTAGCTTCCTATTTCATATACATT
Encoded proteins:
- a CDS encoding DUF1947 domain-containing protein, whose translation is MSKIERQFLKEKEAKKLLSEFLKRAKIHTKQLPALKPPIELAKTNNEEIFLINRKPIFVKSDNKLFPTLVSHELLSNLPKATVNMGAVPYVCNGADIMAPGIVNFEGAFNKGDIVVISDERHQKPIAIAIALYSTEKAKELEHGKILKNIHYIGDQLWNTVKQLDHAR